One genomic region from Arthrobacter sp. YN encodes:
- a CDS encoding IclR family transcriptional regulator: MAEKASGGVQSVERVFELLELITDAGGDVTLSELSSSTDLPLPTIHRLLRTLVSLGYIRQLPNRRYALGPRLIRLGEGASKQLGAVARPQLKTLVERLGETSNMAVLDSDMVIYVAQVPSMHSMRMFTEVGRRAHTHDTGVGKAILAQLDDEVVRGIVARTGMPTPTAKSIGDIDSLLADLALIRERGYSIDEEEQELGVRCFAMAVPNAPTPTAISVSGPITRVDQSFADRAVPMLREAAMAISAELNQN; the protein is encoded by the coding sequence ATGGCTGAAAAAGCCTCCGGAGGCGTGCAGTCCGTTGAGCGCGTCTTTGAACTGCTGGAACTGATCACGGACGCGGGCGGCGACGTCACGCTCAGCGAACTCTCGTCGTCCACCGACCTGCCCTTGCCCACCATCCACCGCCTGCTCCGCACGCTGGTGTCCCTGGGCTACATCCGCCAGCTCCCCAACCGCCGTTATGCCCTGGGCCCGCGGCTCATCCGGCTCGGCGAAGGTGCCAGCAAGCAGCTTGGCGCCGTGGCCCGTCCGCAACTGAAGACCCTCGTGGAACGCCTCGGCGAGACCTCCAACATGGCCGTCCTGGATTCCGACATGGTCATCTACGTGGCCCAGGTCCCGTCCATGCACTCCATGCGCATGTTCACCGAAGTTGGCCGCCGCGCCCACACGCACGATACCGGCGTGGGTAAAGCCATCCTCGCCCAGCTGGATGACGAGGTGGTCCGCGGCATCGTGGCCCGCACCGGCATGCCCACTCCCACGGCCAAGAGCATCGGCGACATCGACTCCCTGCTCGCGGACCTGGCGTTGATCCGTGAGCGTGGATACTCCATAGACGAGGAAGAGCAGGAGCTCGGCGTCCGTTGCTTCGCCATGGCCGTGCCGAATGCGCCCACGCCCACGGCGATCTCGGTTTCCGGGCCGATCACCCGTGTGGACCAGAGCTTCGCCGACCGCGCCGTGCCCATGCTGCGCGAGGCTGCCATGGCGATCTCCGCGGAGCTGAACCAGAACTAG
- a CDS encoding nucleobase:cation symporter-2 family protein, translating to MNIKKKSRPANTTSSRKHQPERPEDKRLSIGSTFAYGFQHVLTMYGGIIAPPLIIGAAAGMSSQDIGLLIAACLFVGGLATILQTVGIPWFGSQLPLVQGVSFAGVSTMVAIVQGGGGIQAVFGSVIVASLIGLAITPLFSKIIKFFPPVVTGTVITTIGLTLMPVAANWAMGGNAKADNYGSMANIGLAAATMGVVLLLSKVGNAAISRLSILLAMVIGTIIAFVAGMADFSKVGQGDIVAFPTPFAFGAPTFEIAAIISMLIVILVTLTETSADIIAVGEIVDTKVDSRRIGDGLRADMLSSAISPLFNSFTQSAFAQNVGLVAITGIKSRFVVSAGGLILVILGLLPILGRVVAAVPTPVLGGAGVVLFGTVAASGIRTLAKVEYKNNMNLIIVAASIGFGMIPIAAPSFYDAFPSWFSTIFHSGISSAAVMAILLNILFNHFKAGNSDNQSVFVAGTDRIVSEEDIKCLSEGDRFENGKLIDADGKEVPLKTSSASEH from the coding sequence ATGAACATCAAAAAGAAGTCCCGCCCCGCGAATACCACCTCTTCGCGGAAGCATCAGCCGGAACGCCCCGAGGACAAGCGCCTGTCAATTGGCAGCACCTTCGCTTACGGCTTCCAGCACGTCCTCACCATGTACGGCGGAATCATTGCCCCGCCGCTCATCATCGGTGCAGCCGCCGGCATGTCCTCGCAGGACATCGGCCTGCTCATCGCCGCCTGTTTGTTCGTTGGCGGCCTGGCCACCATCCTCCAGACTGTGGGCATCCCGTGGTTCGGTTCGCAGTTGCCGCTGGTGCAGGGGGTTTCCTTCGCAGGCGTTTCCACCATGGTGGCGATCGTCCAAGGCGGTGGCGGGATCCAGGCCGTGTTCGGCTCGGTCATTGTGGCGTCGCTGATTGGCTTGGCGATCACTCCCCTGTTCTCCAAGATCATCAAGTTCTTCCCGCCAGTGGTCACAGGCACAGTGATCACCACCATCGGCCTGACGCTGATGCCGGTTGCCGCAAACTGGGCCATGGGCGGCAACGCCAAGGCCGACAACTACGGCAGCATGGCCAACATTGGACTCGCAGCAGCAACCATGGGTGTCGTCCTCCTCCTGAGCAAGGTTGGCAACGCAGCCATCTCCCGCCTTTCGATCCTGCTGGCCATGGTCATCGGCACCATCATCGCGTTCGTGGCAGGCATGGCCGACTTCTCCAAGGTTGGCCAGGGCGACATCGTCGCATTCCCCACACCGTTCGCTTTCGGCGCTCCGACCTTTGAAATCGCCGCCATCATCTCCATGCTCATCGTCATCCTGGTCACCCTGACGGAGACCTCGGCCGACATCATCGCAGTGGGCGAGATCGTGGACACCAAGGTGGACTCCCGCCGCATCGGCGACGGCCTTCGCGCAGACATGCTCTCCAGCGCCATCTCCCCGCTCTTCAACTCCTTCACGCAGAGCGCTTTCGCCCAGAACGTGGGACTGGTGGCCATCACGGGCATCAAGAGCCGCTTCGTGGTCAGCGCCGGCGGCCTTATCCTGGTGATCCTCGGCCTCCTGCCGATCCTGGGCCGCGTTGTCGCAGCGGTTCCGACGCCCGTCCTGGGCGGCGCCGGAGTGGTGCTGTTCGGTACGGTGGCAGCCAGCGGTATCCGCACCCTGGCCAAGGTCGAGTACAAGAACAACATGAACCTGATCATCGTGGCGGCATCCATCGGCTTCGGTATGATCCCCATCGCCGCACCGTCCTTCTACGACGCGTTCCCGTCCTGGTTCTCCACGATCTTCCACTCCGGCATCAGCTCGGCAGCCGTCATGGCCATCCTGCTGAACATCCTCTTCAACCACTTCAAAGCCGGCAACTCAGACAACCAGTCGGTGTTCGTCGCCGGTACTGACCGGATTGTCAGCGAAGAGGACATCAAGTGCCTCAGCGAAGGCGACCGCTTCGAAAACGGCAAGCTCATCGACGCCGACGGCAAGGAAGTCCCGCTCAAGACCTCCAGCGCGTCGGAGCACTAG
- a CDS encoding DUF2867 domain-containing protein: protein MTEQAPCFHSLAFREIPTPDYADVCLAVLPEGAGTDPTEWAERLFSLESMPRCVAAAMGLRQALVPLIGVPKAPQDTFKVSEQSGEEALIFVRDKHLDFAAAVGVDPVGRLIRVTTAVVLKGWRGKLYFSVVRPVHPIVVNSMLKKATRSQPTPS from the coding sequence ATGACCGAACAGGCTCCCTGCTTCCACTCATTGGCCTTCCGCGAGATCCCAACGCCGGACTACGCGGATGTCTGCCTGGCTGTCCTTCCGGAAGGGGCCGGCACGGACCCCACGGAATGGGCAGAGCGGCTGTTTTCCCTGGAGTCCATGCCCCGCTGTGTTGCTGCGGCGATGGGTTTGCGCCAGGCACTGGTCCCTTTAATCGGCGTTCCCAAGGCCCCGCAGGACACGTTCAAGGTCAGCGAGCAGTCCGGCGAAGAAGCCCTGATCTTTGTCCGGGACAAGCACTTGGACTTCGCGGCCGCCGTCGGGGTCGATCCGGTGGGCCGACTGATCAGGGTGACTACCGCCGTCGTACTTAAAGGATGGCGCGGGAAGCTGTACTTCAGCGTCGTGCGCCCGGTGCACCCGATCGTGGTGAACTCCATGCTGAAGAAGGCCACCCGCTCACAACCAACGCCGAGCTGA
- a CDS encoding NAD-dependent malic enzyme, whose protein sequence is MANPSPGNSITLRVAAPSSFTATSELAAAVGAAGAAITALDVTESHHETIVVDVTCNTTDDDHAARVKDALNALDGVTVQHVSDRTFLMHLGGKLEVVPKVALRNRDDLSRAYTPGVARVCMAIAEDPAAARNLTVKRNTIAVLTDGSAVLGLGNIGPAAALPVMEGKAALFKQFANVDAWPVCLDTQDTEEIIMIAKAMAPVYGGINLEDIAAPRCFEIENRLREELDIPVFHDDQHGTAIVTLAALVNALRVVDKKLSEVKIVVSGVGAAGSAIIQLLKAQGAQHIIAAGRSGAIHSGEKYDDEHRSWIAANTNEEGFSGTLHDALKGADVFIGVSAPHVIGEEQVASMAEDAIVFAMANPTPEIDPVVASKHAAVVATGRSDFPNQINNVLAFPGFFRGLLDAGASDITPNMLVAAAEAIANRVADDELNASYIIPSVFDPHVAADVATAVANAAHANAASAL, encoded by the coding sequence ATGGCGAATCCGAGCCCCGGAAACTCGATCACCCTGCGCGTCGCCGCACCGTCGAGCTTCACCGCTACCAGCGAACTGGCAGCAGCCGTCGGCGCAGCCGGTGCAGCAATCACCGCGCTGGACGTCACGGAATCCCACCACGAGACGATCGTTGTTGACGTCACTTGCAACACCACCGACGACGACCACGCAGCCCGCGTCAAGGACGCCCTGAACGCACTCGACGGCGTCACCGTCCAGCACGTCTCGGACCGCACCTTCCTCATGCACCTCGGTGGCAAGCTGGAGGTCGTCCCCAAGGTAGCCCTGCGCAACCGTGACGATCTTTCACGCGCCTACACTCCCGGCGTCGCGCGTGTCTGCATGGCTATCGCCGAAGACCCAGCCGCAGCCCGCAACCTGACCGTCAAGCGCAACACCATCGCCGTCCTCACCGACGGTTCAGCCGTGCTGGGCCTGGGCAACATCGGCCCCGCCGCTGCCCTTCCCGTGATGGAAGGCAAGGCTGCACTGTTCAAGCAGTTCGCCAACGTTGACGCCTGGCCGGTCTGCCTGGACACCCAGGACACCGAAGAAATCATCATGATCGCCAAAGCCATGGCCCCCGTTTACGGCGGCATCAACCTCGAAGACATCGCCGCACCGCGCTGCTTCGAGATCGAGAACCGCCTCCGGGAAGAACTCGACATCCCGGTCTTCCACGATGACCAGCACGGCACCGCGATCGTCACGCTCGCTGCCTTGGTCAACGCCCTCCGCGTGGTGGACAAGAAGCTCTCCGAAGTGAAGATCGTGGTTTCGGGCGTCGGCGCTGCCGGCTCGGCCATCATCCAGCTCCTCAAGGCCCAGGGCGCGCAGCACATCATCGCCGCCGGCCGCTCGGGCGCCATCCATTCGGGCGAGAAGTACGACGACGAGCACCGCAGCTGGATTGCCGCGAACACCAACGAAGAAGGCTTCTCCGGAACCCTCCACGACGCTCTCAAGGGAGCGGACGTCTTCATCGGCGTCAGTGCCCCACACGTGATCGGCGAAGAGCAGGTTGCTTCCATGGCCGAGGACGCGATTGTTTTCGCCATGGCCAACCCGACGCCGGAGATCGACCCCGTTGTTGCGTCCAAGCACGCAGCCGTGGTTGCCACCGGCCGCAGCGACTTCCCGAACCAGATCAACAACGTGCTGGCCTTCCCGGGCTTCTTCCGGGGCCTGCTGGACGCCGGAGCATCGGACATCACGCCGAACATGCTGGTGGCCGCCGCCGAGGCAATTGCCAACCGGGTAGCTGACGATGAGCTCAACGCGAGTTACATTATCCCCAGCGTCTTCGATCCCCATGTTGCCGCCGATGTAGCGACCGCCGTAGCCAATGCTGCGCACGCCAACGCCGCCAGCGCACTCTAG
- the pucL gene encoding factor-independent urate hydroxylase yields MTMSNNIVLGENQYGKAEVRVVKVTRDTDRHHIEDLNVTSQLRGDFQAAHLEGDNGHVVATDTQKNTVYAFAREGIGSPESFLLRLADHFTGGFDWVSGGRWEAEAYSWDRIQAHGEGHDHSFVRNGQEVRTAVVVRDGATTHLISGLKDLTVLKTTQSGFVGYPRDKYTTLPETTDRILATDVSARWRYNTNLDFAGTDFNKSYEDIKALLLEGFTENYSHALQQTLFDMGKKVLEAHSEVDEIKFSMPNKHHFLVDLSPFGLDNPNEVFFAADRPYGLIEATVQRENIAAAPVAWSGIAGFC; encoded by the coding sequence ATGACCATGAGCAACAACATCGTCCTCGGCGAAAACCAGTACGGCAAAGCAGAAGTCCGCGTCGTCAAAGTCACTCGGGATACGGACCGCCACCACATCGAAGACCTGAACGTCACCTCGCAGCTGCGCGGCGACTTCCAGGCCGCGCACCTCGAGGGCGACAACGGCCACGTCGTCGCCACCGACACCCAGAAGAACACTGTCTACGCGTTCGCTCGTGAAGGCATCGGCTCCCCCGAGTCATTCCTCCTGCGCCTTGCAGACCACTTCACCGGCGGGTTCGACTGGGTTAGCGGCGGACGCTGGGAAGCCGAAGCCTACAGCTGGGATCGCATCCAGGCCCACGGCGAGGGACACGACCACAGCTTCGTCCGCAACGGACAAGAGGTGCGTACCGCCGTCGTCGTCCGTGATGGCGCAACCACGCACCTTATTTCCGGCCTCAAGGACCTGACCGTCCTGAAGACCACGCAGTCCGGCTTTGTCGGCTACCCGCGCGACAAGTACACCACCCTGCCGGAAACCACCGACCGCATCCTGGCTACCGATGTATCCGCCCGCTGGCGCTACAACACCAACCTGGACTTCGCCGGCACGGACTTCAACAAGAGCTACGAGGACATCAAGGCACTCCTGCTGGAAGGCTTCACCGAGAACTACTCCCACGCCCTGCAGCAGACGCTGTTCGACATGGGCAAGAAGGTCCTGGAAGCACACAGCGAAGTGGACGAAATCAAGTTCTCCATGCCCAACAAGCACCACTTCCTGGTTGACCTGAGCCCGTTCGGCCTGGACAACCCCAACGAGGTCTTCTTCGCGGCCGACCGCCCGTACGGCCTCATCGAAGCCACGGTCCAGCGCGAGAACATTGCCGCTGCACCGGTTGCCTGGAGCGGCATCGCCGGCTTCTGCTAA
- a CDS encoding nucleoside deaminase, translated as MSTTVTAEQFLATSIELATANVLNSGGPFGAVIVTADGRAFEGVNRVTATNDPTAHAEVTAIRNACRELGTFDLSGATLYTSCEPCPMCLASALWARVDRVFFAADRHDAASVGFDDAVFYEYFENDNRDALMPVAKLELGDPQAPAALQPFTTWNTLDSRIDY; from the coding sequence ATGAGTACAACCGTCACGGCCGAGCAATTCCTGGCCACATCCATTGAGCTGGCAACAGCCAATGTCCTCAACAGTGGGGGCCCGTTCGGCGCCGTCATTGTCACCGCGGACGGACGAGCCTTCGAAGGCGTCAACCGCGTCACCGCCACGAACGATCCCACCGCCCACGCAGAAGTCACGGCCATCCGTAACGCCTGCCGCGAACTGGGGACCTTCGATCTCAGTGGAGCAACCCTCTACACCAGCTGCGAGCCATGCCCCATGTGCCTGGCTTCCGCACTCTGGGCACGCGTTGACCGCGTGTTCTTTGCCGCAGACCGTCACGATGCCGCATCCGTCGGCTTCGACGACGCTGTCTTCTACGAGTACTTCGAGAACGACAACCGGGACGCGCTGATGCCGGTAGCCAAGCTGGAACTGGGCGACCCCCAGGCTCCGGCGGCCCTCCAGCCGTTCACCACATGGAACACGCTTGATTCCAGGATTGACTACTAG
- a CDS encoding XdhC family protein, with product MLDLMPSLGSWRPAVSGQRCAVATIVGTGGSVPRPMGTSMMVSEQGEILGSLSGGCVEGAVVEAALEAMRDGGPRLESFGYSSEDAFAAGLTCGGELEVHIQPLGAGSPELSVFTELSAFTGLSSFQGQSTMAHPVEAHPAEAPPAVAPPAVALIRRLDAVGGVVVVHDPVRFRAMESEELAKLVGDHPSTLFAAAAQVEPLLQGGRAGLVRLAPPEGCIDGWVTTDRWAAEHQEEETQPEPITLFVESRLPAARMLIFGANDFGAALLPAGQLLGYNVTLCDARPAFARQSRFAGADQVVTDWPHRYLEAEAAARRIDNRTVVCVLTHDPKFDIPLLETALRFNLAYVGAMGSRRSHRQRVDALLEAGTPPESLERLHSPIGLNLGAVTPAEVAVSITAEIVAERGAAAAERGAGTTGFPSLKDSTGPIHPAPIHPAPQHLTQEDPWT from the coding sequence ATGCTGGATCTGATGCCTTCACTGGGCAGCTGGCGGCCTGCGGTCTCCGGCCAGCGCTGTGCTGTGGCCACGATCGTGGGGACCGGCGGCTCCGTGCCGCGGCCCATGGGGACCTCCATGATGGTCTCCGAACAAGGCGAAATCCTGGGCAGCCTGTCCGGAGGCTGCGTGGAAGGTGCCGTGGTGGAAGCGGCACTGGAAGCAATGCGCGACGGCGGCCCCCGCCTTGAGTCGTTCGGCTACAGTTCCGAGGACGCCTTCGCTGCAGGGCTCACCTGTGGAGGAGAACTGGAAGTCCACATCCAGCCGCTCGGGGCAGGCTCTCCGGAACTTTCCGTCTTCACTGAACTTTCGGCTTTCACTGGACTGTCGTCCTTCCAAGGCCAGTCGACCATGGCACACCCTGTCGAAGCACACCCTGCCGAAGCCCCGCCTGCCGTTGCTCCTCCTGCCGTTGCACTGATCCGCAGGCTGGACGCGGTAGGTGGTGTCGTCGTCGTGCATGATCCTGTGAGGTTCCGCGCGATGGAATCTGAGGAATTGGCCAAACTGGTGGGCGACCATCCCTCCACACTCTTCGCGGCCGCCGCTCAGGTAGAGCCGCTGCTCCAAGGCGGACGTGCGGGTTTGGTCCGGCTCGCCCCGCCGGAGGGCTGCATCGATGGCTGGGTCACCACGGACAGGTGGGCAGCTGAGCACCAGGAAGAGGAAACCCAGCCCGAGCCCATCACGTTGTTCGTCGAAAGCCGCTTGCCGGCCGCGCGGATGCTGATCTTTGGTGCCAACGACTTTGGCGCAGCATTGCTCCCGGCCGGACAACTGCTCGGGTATAACGTCACCCTCTGCGACGCCCGGCCTGCCTTCGCCCGGCAAAGCCGCTTCGCGGGGGCAGACCAGGTTGTCACAGACTGGCCGCACCGCTATTTGGAAGCCGAAGCAGCAGCCCGCCGCATCGACAACCGGACCGTGGTGTGCGTCCTGACCCACGACCCCAAGTTTGATATTCCCTTGCTGGAAACTGCGCTCCGGTTCAACCTGGCGTACGTCGGGGCGATGGGATCCCGCAGAAGTCATCGGCAACGGGTCGACGCCTTGCTCGAGGCAGGCACGCCTCCGGAGTCCTTGGAAAGGCTGCATTCGCCCATCGGACTGAACCTTGGCGCCGTGACCCCCGCGGAAGTAGCGGTATCCATCACGGCGGAAATCGTGGCGGAACGCGGGGCGGCCGCCGCGGAGCGTGGGGCCGGCACGACCGGCTTCCCCTCCCTCAAGGACAGCACCGGCCCGATCCACCCGGCTCCGATCCACCCAGCACCTCAACATCTCACTCAGGAGGACCCATGGACATGA
- a CDS encoding NCS2 family permease: MADMTILDNSAEKQTAAEKQAALFPQGDSAEPTAAKHTATGLAGGNKKPPVSNSFLDKFFQISKRGSTLAREFRGGLVTFFTMAYIVILNPLILGGFSAENAPTDVAGGWLSAAQVGAVTGLTAGVMTIIFGLVANLPFGLAAGLGINSFLAVAVIQEVTWPEAMGLVVINGILIVIFGATGARTAIFKAVPKELKAAITVGIGLFIAFIGFVDSGFVRATTGGPPVQLGDNGSITSIPTLVFIIGLLTMGILVARKIQGGLLIGIVATTVLAAVAEAVFRIGPGSADNPGGWHLNVPILSSQLVSVPDLSLVGQFDLFGSFARIGGLAATMLVFTLVFTNFFDAMGTMTGLAKSAGVAHKDGTFPKLKSAFIVEGMGAVVGGATSGSSNTVYIDSAAGIGEGARTGLASVVTGLLFLGSMFFTPLTSVVPLEVAAAALVVVGAMMMAQIREIKFTKFSIALPAFLTIVTMPLTYSIANGIGVGFISFAVISAASGKAKKVHPLMWVVTAGFIIYFARGPINALMGV; this comes from the coding sequence GTGGCTGACATGACAATCCTGGATAATTCCGCTGAGAAGCAGACAGCAGCTGAGAAGCAGGCTGCGCTCTTTCCCCAGGGAGACAGCGCAGAGCCCACAGCAGCAAAGCACACGGCAACCGGCTTGGCAGGTGGCAACAAGAAGCCCCCGGTGTCGAACTCCTTCCTGGACAAGTTCTTCCAGATCTCCAAGCGTGGATCCACGCTGGCCCGCGAATTCCGCGGCGGCCTGGTCACGTTCTTCACCATGGCGTACATCGTCATCCTGAACCCGCTGATCCTTGGCGGCTTCTCGGCCGAAAACGCTCCCACCGACGTCGCCGGCGGCTGGCTCTCAGCTGCACAGGTCGGCGCTGTTACGGGCCTGACGGCCGGCGTCATGACCATTATTTTCGGTCTCGTCGCCAACCTGCCCTTCGGCCTCGCGGCCGGCTTGGGCATTAACTCCTTCCTCGCCGTTGCGGTGATCCAGGAAGTCACGTGGCCCGAAGCCATGGGCTTGGTGGTCATCAACGGCATCCTGATTGTCATCTTCGGTGCCACCGGCGCCCGGACGGCGATCTTCAAGGCAGTCCCCAAGGAGCTCAAGGCCGCCATCACCGTTGGCATCGGCTTGTTCATCGCCTTCATCGGCTTTGTCGACTCCGGCTTTGTCCGCGCCACCACGGGCGGGCCACCGGTCCAGCTCGGCGATAACGGCTCCATCACCTCCATCCCCACCCTCGTCTTCATCATCGGACTGCTGACCATGGGCATCCTCGTGGCACGCAAAATCCAAGGCGGCCTGCTGATCGGCATCGTCGCCACCACTGTCCTCGCCGCTGTTGCCGAGGCCGTGTTCCGCATCGGTCCAGGCAGCGCCGACAACCCCGGAGGCTGGCACCTGAACGTACCCATCCTGTCCAGCCAGTTGGTGTCCGTCCCGGACCTCAGCCTGGTGGGTCAGTTCGATCTCTTCGGCTCCTTCGCCAGGATCGGCGGATTGGCTGCGACCATGTTGGTCTTCACCCTGGTGTTCACCAACTTCTTCGACGCTATGGGCACCATGACAGGCCTGGCCAAGAGCGCAGGCGTGGCACACAAGGATGGCACGTTCCCCAAGCTGAAGTCGGCCTTCATTGTTGAAGGCATGGGTGCAGTGGTGGGTGGCGCAACCTCCGGTTCATCCAACACCGTGTACATCGACTCCGCTGCCGGCATCGGCGAAGGTGCCCGTACCGGCTTGGCCTCCGTGGTCACCGGCCTGTTGTTCCTGGGGTCGATGTTCTTCACGCCGCTCACCTCGGTGGTGCCGCTGGAAGTTGCGGCAGCAGCCCTGGTGGTGGTGGGTGCAATGATGATGGCGCAGATCCGCGAGATCAAGTTCACCAAGTTCTCGATCGCCCTCCCTGCGTTCCTGACCATCGTGACCATGCCGCTGACATACTCGATCGCCAACGGCATCGGCGTCGGGTTCATCTCCTTCGCCGTGATCAGCGCAGCGTCGGGCAAGGCCAAGAAAGTCCACCCGCTCATGTGGGTGGTCACGGCAGGCTTCATCATCTACTTCGCCCGCGGCCCCATCAACGCCCTGATGGGCGTCTGA
- a CDS encoding 8-oxoguanine deaminase: MTRLWIKNPLGIFTANDLDAGGGLVVSDGKIVELVPSGGQPSTPAAVFDASSHVVLPGLINTHHHFYQTLTRAWGPVANAPLFPWLQNLYPVWARLTPRSLELAVQVALAELLLSGCTTAADHHYLFPDGMEDAIDIEVAAVRSMGMRATLTRGSMTLGEDDGGLPPRTTVQSPEAILADSERLIRQYHETGDGAVVQIALAPCSPFSVTKEIMAESAAMAERFDVRLHTHLAETIDEEDFCRSMFGLRTVDYLESVGWLGNRTWLGHGIHFNDEEIARLGAAGTAVAHCPTSNMRLASGTARVLELEAAGVPVGLGVDGSASNDASNMILEARQALYLQRLRYGASVPVERALGWATRGSAAVLGRSDLGQLAPGMQADLALFKPDSLRFSGSHDPVAALLLCGADRADRVMVGGVWRVVDGAIPGLDVAGLIAEHSAAARKLVAG; encoded by the coding sequence ATGACCCGTCTTTGGATCAAGAATCCGCTGGGAATTTTCACCGCAAACGACCTCGACGCCGGTGGCGGCCTGGTGGTTTCCGACGGGAAAATCGTAGAGCTGGTGCCGTCGGGCGGGCAGCCTTCTACTCCCGCCGCCGTTTTTGACGCCTCTTCCCACGTGGTTCTCCCCGGCCTCATCAACACGCACCACCACTTCTACCAAACCCTCACCCGTGCGTGGGGGCCCGTGGCCAACGCTCCCCTGTTCCCGTGGCTCCAGAATCTCTACCCGGTGTGGGCGCGATTGACGCCCCGGAGCCTTGAGCTTGCCGTGCAGGTTGCGCTGGCTGAGCTGCTGCTTTCCGGCTGCACTACCGCCGCCGACCACCACTACCTCTTCCCCGACGGCATGGAAGACGCAATCGACATTGAGGTTGCAGCCGTGCGATCCATGGGGATGCGGGCCACGTTGACCCGCGGCTCCATGACCTTGGGAGAGGACGACGGCGGGCTGCCGCCCAGGACCACGGTCCAGTCACCTGAGGCGATCCTTGCGGACAGCGAACGGCTGATTCGTCAGTACCACGAGACCGGAGACGGCGCCGTTGTGCAGATAGCGCTGGCCCCCTGCTCGCCCTTCTCGGTGACCAAGGAGATCATGGCCGAGAGCGCCGCCATGGCCGAACGGTTCGATGTCCGGCTGCACACACACCTCGCCGAAACCATCGATGAAGAAGACTTCTGCCGGTCCATGTTTGGACTGCGGACCGTTGATTATTTGGAGTCCGTGGGTTGGTTGGGCAACCGGACCTGGCTGGGGCACGGCATCCACTTCAACGACGAGGAGATCGCCAGGCTGGGAGCCGCGGGCACCGCCGTTGCGCATTGCCCCACCTCCAACATGCGCCTGGCCTCCGGAACCGCGAGGGTCCTTGAACTCGAGGCTGCTGGTGTTCCCGTAGGGCTGGGAGTGGACGGATCGGCGTCGAACGATGCCTCCAACATGATCCTCGAAGCCCGGCAGGCACTGTATTTGCAGCGGCTTCGTTACGGCGCCTCCGTTCCCGTGGAACGCGCGCTCGGCTGGGCCACCCGTGGATCGGCTGCGGTTTTGGGTCGCTCCGATCTTGGGCAGCTGGCTCCAGGGATGCAGGCCGATTTGGCCTTGTTCAAGCCAGACTCCTTGCGGTTCTCGGGCAGCCACGACCCCGTCGCTGCGTTGCTGCTCTGTGGGGCGGACCGTGCTGACCGGGTGATGGTGGGCGGTGTTTGGAGGGTTGTTGACGGCGCGATTCCGGGGCTGGACGTCGCCGGGCTGATTGCTGAGCACTCGGCGGCGGCACGGAAGTTGGTTGCGGGGTAG
- a CDS encoding FAD binding domain-containing protein, protein MDMNTIEAVVPTTDPAQWRDGDAWLAGGTVLFSYGSTVLKRLLDLGQAEWPAITVTDAGIELAATCTVAELYALPQTAETASREWPGLALIRPCCDSFVASFKIWNMSTVGGNICTGLPAGPMTSLCAGLDGVATILGPDGGSRKVPVSDVVTGDMQTALEPGELLRSIHLPASALSARVAFRRLSLSNLGRSGVLLIGRLDPDGGLVITVTASTKRPVQLRFPAGQVPDAGTLADAVGDSIPWPLYHDDIHGLPAWRRDMTFKLAEEIRAELLGESMTVSGDFWPPHSTSPQPSTQPALSTTQQKEAPNGN, encoded by the coding sequence ATGGACATGAACACCATCGAGGCCGTGGTTCCCACCACGGACCCGGCACAATGGCGCGACGGCGATGCCTGGCTCGCCGGTGGAACGGTCCTTTTCTCCTACGGAAGCACCGTGCTGAAGCGTCTCCTCGACCTCGGCCAAGCGGAATGGCCGGCCATCACAGTTACGGATGCAGGGATCGAACTCGCCGCCACCTGCACCGTTGCGGAGCTGTACGCCTTGCCGCAAACCGCCGAAACTGCCAGCCGTGAATGGCCTGGCTTGGCCCTGATCCGCCCGTGCTGCGACTCGTTCGTGGCCTCGTTCAAGATCTGGAACATGTCCACGGTGGGCGGCAACATTTGCACCGGTCTCCCGGCGGGGCCCATGACGTCCTTGTGCGCCGGTCTGGACGGCGTTGCCACCATCCTCGGCCCGGACGGCGGCAGCCGGAAGGTTCCTGTGTCCGACGTCGTAACGGGCGATATGCAGACTGCCCTTGAGCCGGGGGAGCTGCTGCGCAGCATCCATCTCCCCGCCAGTGCCCTCTCCGCGAGGGTTGCTTTCCGGCGTTTGTCCCTCAGTAACCTCGGGCGCTCAGGGGTGCTGCTGATCGGACGGCTCGACCCCGACGGCGGCCTGGTCATCACCGTGACTGCCTCGACCAAAAGGCCGGTGCAACTGAGGTTCCCCGCCGGGCAGGTTCCCGACGCCGGGACGCTGGCTGACGCCGTCGGCGATTCCATTCCCTGGCCGCTGTACCACGACGACATCCACGGGCTCCCCGCCTGGCGCCGCGACATGACGTTCAAGCTGGCCGAAGAAATCCGCGCCGAGCTGCTGGGCGAGTCCATGACCGTGTCCGGCGATTTCTGGCCGCCACACAGCACCTCGCCCCAGCCGTCGACGCAGCCCGCACTATCCACCACCCAGCAGAAGGAGGCCCCGAATGGCAATTGA